The sequence below is a genomic window from Betaproteobacteria bacterium.
AAAGAAGATTCGCGTATTGATCGTCGATGACCACGCCCTGTTCCGCAGTGGCATCAAATCGCTCCTGCAGCGCCATGAGGAATTCGAAGTGGCGGATGTGGCGGGGGACGGACTGGAGGGCGTCAAGCGGGCCAAGTCCCTCAAGCCCGACGTGGTGCTGCTCGATCTGCACATGCCGGGGGTTTCCGGCCGCGATGCGGTGCGCCTCATCGTCGAGGAAGTGCCCGAAACCCGGGTGCTCATGCTGACCGTTTCGGAAGACGCCGAGGATCTGGTCGAGATCCTGCGGGCGGGCGCCAGCGGCTATCTGGTCAAGAATATCGAAACCGAGGCCCTGGTCGATGCGCTGCGCCGCACCGCGGCGGGGGAGTCGGTGGTGTCGCCGCAAATGACCGCCAAGCTGGTGCAGGGGGTGCGGGCTCAGACCCGGGTCGCTCCGGCGGTGGAACACGAGAAGCTTTCCCCCCGCGAGCGCGAAATCCTGGGCTGCCTCGCCCGGGGGGAGAGCAACAAGGAAATCGCCCGCAGCCTGACCCTGGCCGAGAGCACGGTCAAAATCCACATCCAGAATATTTTCAAGAAGTTGAGCCTCTCCAGCCGGGTGCACGCCGCGCTTTACGCCGTCGAGCACGGCTTCGCCGACCGGGCCTGAATTCGTTGCCGTAGTTCCGTTGCCCTAGTTCTACGGGCCAGTCTTGAGGCAACGCGTAGGCCAATTTGCCCGGCGAAATGCCAATCGGCCTAGTTCGCCGAAGCCTCCAGCCCGTCGGGGTCTAGTCCTCCCCCCCTAGAACGTCCCCCCACTGATGCCGCCTGCCGCCCATACCATTGAGGAATGGGCTGAAACCCGCGCCGCCCTTAATCTTGCGGGCGCCGGACGAGGTGGTTCGGAGTGCATTTTCGGGGACAGCGATGGCGAGCCAAAAAACCAAACAAATGTCGGTTCTGGTCATGAGCACACTGGCGTTCACCGTGTGCTTCATGGTGTGGATGATGTTCGCGGTGATCGGTATTCCGATCAAGACGCAACTGGGTCTCAACGAAACCCAGTTCGGCATCCTGGCGGCGATGCCGGTGCTCACCGGCTCCCTGATTCGCCTCCCTCTGGGCATGATGACCGACAAGTTCGGTGGCCGCCCAGTGTTCTTCGCCATCATGGCCGCGACCGTGGTGCCCATCTACCTCATCGGTCACGCTACCGAATTCTGGCAGTTCCTGGTGGCCGGGCTCTTCGTCGGCGTCGCCGGCGGCTCCTTCTCCGTAGGTATCGCCTACTGCGCCCGCTGGTTCGAAAAGAAGAACCAGGGCTTTGCCATGGGCGTCTTCGGTGCCGGCAACGCGGGAGCGGCGCTGACCAAACTGCTCGCCCCGTCCATCGTCGTCGCCTACGGCTGGACCATGGTGCCGACGGTGTTCGCCGCAGCGATGCTGGTCACGGCCCTGGCCTTCTACTTCTTCACCTACAGCGATCCTTCCCACAGGGTCGAATCCCACGTCACCGTCGGGCAGCAACTGGCGGCACTGAAGGATCCCAACGTCTGGAAGATTTGCCAGTACTACTCCATCGTGTTCGGCGGCTACGTGGCGCTGGCCCTGTGGATGACCAAGTACTACGTCCAGGAGTACAGCTTCGACCTGAAGACCGCTGCCTTCCTGGCCGCCTGCTTCTCTCTGCCCGGCGGCGTGCTGCGCGCCCTGGGGGGCTGGTTCTCCGACAAGTTCGGCGCCCACAAGGTGACCTGGTGGGTGCTGTGGGTGTGCTGGATCTGCCTCTTCATCCTCTCCTACCCGCAGACCGAATTCACGGTCAAGACCGTAACCGGCCCGCAGACCTACAACATCGCCCTCAGCCCGACCGTGTTCACCATCCTGATGTTCACCGTCGGCGTGGCCATGGCCGTGGGCAAGGCCTCGGTCTTCAAGTACATCTCCGACGACTACCCCAAGAACATCGGCGTCATCTCCGGCATCGTCGGTCTGGCCGGCGGCATGGGGGGCTTCCTGCTGCCCATCATGTTCGGCGCCCTGGTGGACCTGACCGGCGTCCGCTCCTCCTGCTTCATGCTCATGTACGGCGTGGTCTGGGTCTCCCTGATCTGGATGTACTGGACCGAAGTGCGCGATGCCGACGTGATGCGCGGCAAGCACGAGCTGGTCACCGCCGACAGCCTCGAATAGACAAGCTGCACAGCCTCGCCCCGGGCCAGCCGGCCCGGGTTCGTGGTTGTCGGCTGCGGCAACCATAACCTCGATGCAAAACCTTTAAGCGAAGGAAATTCCTCATGGCAAAACTCGAAAGATGGGAACCGGAGAATCCGCAGTTCTGGGCGGAAACCGGCAGCGCCATCGCCTGGCGCACCTGTGCCATCACGACCTTCTCGCTCATTTTCTCGTTCGCGACCTGGTTCGTGATGAGCGCCGTGGTGGTGCGCATGCCGGCCATCGGCTTCAAATTCACCACCATGGAGCTGTTCTGGCTGGCGGCCATCCCCGGCTTCGCTTCCGGCATCCTGCGCCTGATCCATTCGAATTTCATCCCGGTGCTGGGGACCCGGCCGGTGGTCAGCATCTCCACCATCATCAAGGTCATCCCGATGATCTGGCTGGGTTACGCCATCCAGGATCTCAACACGCCGTGGTCCACCTTCATGATCATCGGCTTCCTGTGCGGCATGGGCGGCGGTGATTTCTCGTCCTTCATGCCCTCCACCAGCATCTTCTTCCCCAAGCGCCTGCAGGGTCTGGCCCTGGGCATCCAGGCCGGTCTGGGCAATTTCGGCGTCTCCATCGTCCAGTTCGTCGCCCCCTGGATCATCGGCTTCGCCGCCCTGGGCGCCGCCGTGGGCGGCCCCCAACTGTTCACCAAGGCCGACGTGCTCAAGGATGTGGTGGTGACCAAGGACGCCGCCGGCATCGTCACCAACGTGGTGCCCAAGAAGCCCGAACTGGCCGCTGCCATCGTCCTGACCAAGGACGGCGAGGTGGTCAAGGACGTGAGCTTCCAGGCCGGTGACGCCACCAAGAACCTCAAGGTGGAGCTGAAGAAGAACGACGCCGGTGCCGTCACCGACGTCGCCCTCAAGAACGTCATCAAGAAGGACATGTGGCTGCAGAACGCCGCCTTCATCTGGGTGCCCTTCCTGGTGGTGGCCTTCATCCTGTCGGCCCTCTTCCTGAAGAGCATCAAGCTGCCGGGCCGTGGTTTCAAGGGCCAGTTCGAGATCCTCAGCTCCCGCAACCGGGCCCGGGTCCACACCTGGAACTGCACCATCACCTACATCTGCTCCTTCGGTTCCTTTTCGGGCTTTGCCGCGGCTTTCCCGATCATGATCAAGACCATCTACGGCAATTTCGACGGCGCGCCCGATCCCCTGGCCTACGCCTTCCTCGGCCCCCTCATCGGCGGTGCCGTGCGGGCGCTGACTGGCGGCCTCTTCGACAAGATCGGCGGCAGCAAGGGCATGCACTGGTGCACCCTGGGCCAGATCGCCGGCTGCGTCTTCCTGGTCTTCGGCGGCTACCTGACGCCCACCGGCGTCGAGCAATTCCAGGGTTTCCTGTGGGGAATGCTGTTCATCTTTCTGATGTCCGGCATCAACAACGCCGCCACCTTCCGCCAGTACCCCATCGTCTTCGCCTACTCCCCCGCCAAGGGCGCGCAGATGCTGGGCTGGACCGGCGCCTGGGCGGCCTTCGGCCCCTTCGTGTGGACCTCCCTGATCGGTGCCTCCATCGCCAACACCGGCAACGCCAAGCTCTTCTTCATCGGTGTCGCGGTGTTCTACGCCTACTCCGCCTTCGTCAACTGGTTCTACTACACCCGCCAGGGTTCCGAGCGCTTCGACTACGGCAACTCCGGCGGCACCTGGTGGGACAAGTTGTCCGAAGCCGAGAAGGAACAGATGCGCCAGATCGACCTCAAGAAGGCCTGATGCCGTGGGGCGGCCCCCGTGGCCGCCCTGCCGGTGCAAAGCCAACGGAACCCCACGACTTGAACAAACCTGATGTCCTTATCAACACGATCGGCCTGGCCTATGGGCTGCTGCTGATCGCCACCGCCTTCGTGCGCAGTGCCTTCACCGAAGCCATGCGCATCGATGCCTTGTTCATCAAGGATTGCACGGAGCGTACGCGGCCGCTCAACCTGCTGGCCGGTCTGCTGGTGTCCGGTTACGCGGGTTACTCACTTTTTTTCTAGGAGCAATCGATGAGTCATTTTCTTGACCGCCTGAAATTCCTCAACAAGGTGCAGAGCACCTTTGCCGATGGTCACGGCATCGTCACCAACGAAGACCGCAAGTGGGAAGATTCCTACCGTAACCGTTGGCGCCATGACAAGGTGGTGCGTTCCACCCACGGCGTGAACTGTACGGGCGGCTGCTCCTGGAAGATTTTCGTCAAGAACGGCCTGGTGGCCTTCGAGATGCAGCAGACCGACTACCCGCGTACCCGCGAGGATCTGCCCAACCACGAGCCCCGCGGCTGCCAGCGCGGTGCCTCCTTCTCCTGGTATCTCTACTCGCCGCACCGCATCAAGCACCCGATGATCCGCGGGCGGCTCCTCGATCTCTACCGCGCCGAAAGGAAGACCGGCAAGGATCCCGTCGAAGCCTGGGAAGCCATCCAGAACGACCCGGCCAAGCGCATCAAGTACGTCGGCGTCCGCGGCCTGGGCGGCTTCGTGCGCACCACCTGGGAAGAAGTCACCGAGATCACCGCTGCCGCCAACGTCTACACCATCAAGAAGTGGGGCCCGGATCGCATCTACGGCTTTTCGCCGATTCCGGCCATGTCCATGATTTCCTACGCCGCCGGTTCCCGCTACCTGTCCCTCATCGGCGGTGCCTGCGGCTCCTTCTACGACTGGTACTGCGATCTGCCCGCAGCCTCCCCCCAGACCTGGGGTGAGCAGACCGACGTGCCGGAAGCTGCCGACTGGTACAACTCCACCTACCTCATCATCACCGGCGCCAACCTGCCGATGACCCGTACCCCCGACGCCCACTTCGCCACCGAAGTGCGCTACAAGGGCGCCAAGATCGTCTCCATGGCCCCGGACTACGCCGAATACGTCAAGTTCGCCGACCTCTGGATGCCGGTCAAGCAGGGTACTGACTCCGCCGCCTTCATGGCCATGGGCCATGTGGCCCTCAAGGAGTTCTACATCCAGAAGCAGGATCCCTACTTCCAGGAGTACGCCCGCAAGTACACCGACCTGCCGATGCTGGTCCTGCTGCGCAAGCACGGCGACGGCTACGTGACCGACCGCAACCTGCGCGCCTCCGACTTCGACGGCGCCCTGGGCGAGTCCAACAACCCGGACTGGAAGACCGTCGCCTTCGACAACAAGAGCAACAGCTACGTCGCGCCCAACGGCTCCATCGGCTTCCGCTGGGGTGAGGATGGCAAGTGGAACCTGCTGGAGAAATCCGGCGCCGGCGCCGAGACCGAACTGGCCCTGTCCTGCATCGATGCCAAGGGTGACGTCGCTTGCGTCGGCTTCCCACACTTCACCCAGGGCGAGCCGAATCTCCTTTACCGCAACGTGCCGGTGCGGAAGTTGAAGCTCGCGAACGGCGAAGAGGCCCTGGTGGCCTCGGTCTTCGACCTGCAGATTGCCCAGTACGGCATCGACCGTGGCCTCGGTGGTGGCAACGTCGCCACCTCCTACGATCAGGCCGATGTGGCCTACACCCCGGCCTGGGCCGCCAAGCAGACCGGCGTCAAGGCCGCCGACCTGGAGCGCACCGGCCGCGAGTTCGCCGACAACGCCTCCAAGACCAAGGGTCGCTCCATGGTCATCATGGGCGCCGCCATCAACCACTGGTACCACAACGACCTGTCCTACCGGTCGATCATGAACCTGCTGCACATCTGCGGCTGCGTGGGCCAGACCGGCGGCGGCTGGGCCCACTACGTGGGTCAGGAAAAGCTGCGTCCCCAGGCCGGCTGGGCGCCCATCGCCTTTGCCACCGACTGGCACCGTCCGCCCCGCCACCAGAACTCCACCTCCTACTGGTATTTCCATACCGACCAGTGGCGCTACGAGACGGTGGATGCCGACGCGCTTCTTTCGCCCGCCGGCAGGAACCGCAACAAGGGCTACACCCTGGCCGACTACAACGTGGACGCCGTCCGCATGGGCTGGCTGCCGGGCGCGCCCCACTTCAACCGCAACCCCATCGAGCTGCTCTCCGAAGCCGAGAAGGCCGGCGCCGCCGATGAAGCCGCCGTCGGCAAGTACGTCGCCCAGCAGTTGAAGGAAGGCAAGCTCGACGTCGCCTTCGCCGACCCGGACAACCCGGTCAACTGGCCGCGCAACCTGATCGTCTGGCGCGGCAATCTGATCGGCACCTCCGCCAAGGGCCACGAGTACTTCTTGAAGCACCTGCTCGGCGCCCAAAACGGCGTCATGCAGGAAGGCACTGCCGGCGCTGCCTGCACCCAGGTCAAGTACCTGGAAGAAGGTCCGGCCGGCAAGCTGGACCTGATGGTGGACATCAACTTCCGCCTCAACTCCACCGGCGCCTACTCGGACATCATCCTGCCCACCGCCACCTGGTACGAGAAGAACGACCTCAACACCACGGACATGCACCCCTTCATCCACCCCCTGGGTGAAGCCGTGACCCCGGGTTGGGAATCCCGCTCCGACTGGCAGATCTTCCGCACTCTGGCCAAGACCTTCTCCGGCCTCGCCGCCAAGCATCTGGGCACCAAGAAGGATCTGGTGGCGCTGCCCCTGCAACACGACTCCGCCATGGAACTGGGTACCCCCTTCGGTCAGGTCAAGAACTGGAAAAAGGGCGAATGCGACCCCATCCCGGGCAAGACCATGGCCGCCATCAAGGTCGTCGAGCGCGACTACGGCCAGACCTACAACAAGTACATCGCCCTCGGCCCCCTGATGACCAAGATCGGCAACAACGTCAAGGGCATCGACTGGAACACCGAGCACGAGTACAAGGAACTGGCCGTTCTCAACAAGACGGTACAGGTGGAAGGCGTGTCCAAGGGCATGCCGTCCCTGGAAGAGGACATCGCCGTCTGCGACTCCGTCATGCGCATGGCGCCGGAAACCAACGGCGAGGTGGCCCACAAGTCCTGGACCGCCCTCTCCAAGAAGACCGGCATCGACCATCACCACCTCTACGCCGGCCGCCACGAGGACAAGATCACCTTCCGCGACATCGTCGCCCAGCCGCGCAAGATCATCACCGCGCCCACCTGGTCCGGCATCGAGTCGGAGACCGTGTCCTACACCGCCGGCTATACCAACATCCACGAGCACATCCCGTTCCGCACCCTGACCGGCCGTGCCCACTTCTACCAGGATCACGAGTGGTTCCTGGACTTCGGCGAGGGCTTCTGCACCTTCAAGCCGCCCGTCGATTTGAAGGCCCACCACACCGTGCCGGCCAATGTGAAGGCCAAGCCGCACCTGACTCTGTCCTGGATCACGCCGCACTCCAAGTGGGGCATCCACTCCAGCTACCAGGACAACCTGCGCATGCTGACGCTCTTCCGCGGCGGCCCCTACATCTGGGTGGCCGAGGACGACGCCAAGTCGGTGGGCATCGAGGACAACGACTGGGTCGAAGCCATCAACGCCAACGGCGCCACCATGGCCCGGGCGGTGGTCTCCCAGCGCGTTCCCCGCGGCATGGCCCTCATGTACCACGCCCAGGAAAAGAACGTGAACGTGCCGGGATCGCCCTCCACCAACAAGCGGGGCGGCATCCTCAACTCGGTAACCCGCGTCGTCGTCAAGCCGACCAACATGGTCGGCGGCTACGCCCAGCTGGCCTACGGCTTCAACTACTACGGCACCGTCGGTTGCAACCGCGACGAACAGGTCGTCCTGCACAAGGTCGAGGATCAGTCCATCGACTGGCTGGAGCGCCCGCTGACGCCGGAACGCGAAGCCCAACGCAACCCCAAGGGCATCGGCAAGCGCTGAGCGTCACGGTAACCAACATTAGGAGAATGAAATGAAAATTCGCGCTCAATTCGCGATGGTATTCAACCTGGACAAGTGCATCGGCTGCCACACCTGCTCGGTCACTTGCAAGAACGTGTGGACCAACCGCAAGGGGGTCGAGTACGTCTGGTTCAACAACGTGGAATCCAAGCCCGGCATCGGCTATCCCAAGGAATGGGAGAACCAGGAGAAGTGGAAGGGCGGCTGGACCAAGATCAACGGCAAGCTGGAACTGAAGGCCGGCGGCAAGCTGAAGAAGATCGTGCAGATCTTCGCCAACCCCAACATGCCGCAGATCGACGACTACTACGAGCCCTTCACCTACGATCACGCCCGTTTGCAGAGCGCGCCCCTGTCCGAAGCGGCGCCGACGGCCCGTCCCATCTCCCTGATCACCGGCGAGAAGATGGACAAGATCACCTGGGGCCCGAACTGGGAAGACGATCTGGCCGGCGAGTTCCACAAGCGGGCCAAGGACCAGAACTTCTCCAACATGGAGAAGGAAATCTACAAGTCTTTCGAGAACACCTTCCACCTCTACCTGCCGCGCATCTGCAACCACTGCATCAACCCGGCCTGTGTCGCCTCCTGCCCCTCCGGCGCCCTCTACAAGCGTGAGGAAGATGGCATCGTCCTGGCCGACCAGGACCGCTGCCGCGGCTGGCGCATGTGCATCTCCGGCTGCCCCTACAAGAAGGTCTTCTTCAACTGGGAATCCTCCAAGGCCGAGAAGTGCATCGGCTGCTACCCCCGCGTCGAATCCGGCATGCCCACGGTGTGCTCTGAATCCTGCGTCGGTCGCATCCGCTACAACGGCATCATCCTCTACGACGCCGACAAGGTGCTCGAAGCCGCCAGCACCGACAACGACCAGGACCTCTACAAGGCCCACCTGGACATGTTCGTCGATCCCTTCGACCCGAAGATCATCGAACAGGCCAGGAAGGACGGCATTCCGCAGTCCTGGATCGACGCGGCGCAAAAGTCGCCCATCTACAAGATGGCCGTCGAATGGAAGATCGCCTTCCCGCTGCACCCCGAGTTCCGCACCCTGCCGATGATCTGGTACGTGCCGCCGCTCTCTCCCGTGCAGTCCCAGATCGACCAGAAGAAGCTGCCCACCGAGTCCGATGGCTGCATCCCCAAGGCCGAAGCCATGCGTCTGCCGGTCAAGTACCTGGCCAACCTGCTGACCGCCGGCCGTGAGGAATACATCGTTTCGGCGCTGAATCGCATGATCGCCATGCGCTCCTACCAGCGCTCGATCCACGTCGAAGGCACGCCGGATACCCGTCCCCTGGTCGCTGCCGGCCTCACCGAGGCCCAGGCCAAGGAGATGTACCGCTATCTGGCCATCGCCAATTACGAAGATCGCTTCGTCATCCCGACCTCGCACCAGGAAATGCAGATCGACGATTACCACGGCTTCCAGGGTCAGAACGGCTTCACCTTCGGCAACGACTCCTCGCAGGGTATCTCCATGAACTCCCTCTTCCCCGAGCGGCGCAAGGAGACCATCGAGCCCCGGGAACTGGCGCCCTTCGCCGTGCCCAAGGACTACTGAGGAACGGCCCATGCAAGTCTTCAAGCTCCTTTCGGCGCTCCTCGACTACCCGACCCCCGACTTCCTGGCGGACCTGCGCCAGGCCGTCGCCGAGGCCGGGCAGGGCGGCGCCCGGGATCTGGTCCTGGGCTTCGACCGGGACCAGATCTTCTCGCCCGACGAGCGGCTGGCCATTGCGCGCTTCATCGACGACCTGCTGTCCGTCGATGAAACCGATGTCCAGTCGCGCTACGTGCAGACCTTCGACCTCACGGCCGAACACAGCCTGCACCTGACGCACCACCTCTTCGGCGAGGAAAAGACCCGCGGTCCGGCCCTCATCGATCTGACCGAGTACCTCAAGACCTTCGGCTTCACCCATCCGGAAACCGAATTGCCCGACTACCTGCCGCTGCTGCTGGAGTTCGTCTCCCAGTTGCGGGAGGACGAGGCCAAGGTCTTCCTGGGCGACGCCGGCAAGGTGCTCAAGGTCATCGCCGACAATCTGGACAAGGCCGGCAGCCCCTACGCCGCCCTCATCCGCATCATCGACAACCATGGCTCGCTGGTAAAGCTGGCGGCCTGAGGAGAAAACGAACATGGATTTCCTGCACAAGCTGATCTTCGCGGTGTATCCGTACATCGCCCTGACGGTCTTCGTCGTCGGCAGCTGGATTCGCTACGACGCCGAGCAATACACGTGGAAGACCGACTCCACCCAGCTCCTGTCCAACGCCAACATGGTGCTGGCCAGCAACTTCTTCCACATCGGCATCCTGATGATCTTCGCCGGTCACTTCGCCGGCCTCGTCCTGCCCCACAGCCTCTGGCTGGCCATGGGGGTGTCCGACATGCAGCACCAGTGGCTGGCCATCTCGGCCGGTACCGTCTTCGGCCTCATGTGCCTGATCGGCGGTTCCATCCTCTGGCTGCGCCGCATGTTCAACCCGCGGGTCCGGGCCGGCAGCCGCTATTCGGACATCTTCATCCTGTCCTGGCTGATGGTTACCCTGCTCCTGGGCCTGTCCACCATCCCGGTCTCGGTCGGCCACGCCAACCACGGCAACCCGGAAGTGATGATCGCCCTCTCCCAGTGGGTGCAGAGCATCCTCACCCTGAACCCCAAGCCTGAGTTGCTGGCGGATGTCGACGCCGTGTTCAAGGCCCACATGCTCTTCGGCATGACCGTGTTCCTGCTCTTCCCCTTCACCCGCCTCGTTCATGTGCTGACCGCGCCCATCAACTACCTGGGCCGCGCCTATCAGATCGTGCGCATGAAGCGCCGGGCCTGAGCCGGACAAAAAGCAGTTCCCGCTGTGCGCCTCAGCACGGGTGGACCTCCCTTTCCCCCCGCCCCCAGGCGGGGGGTTTTTCTTCGGCCCTCCCCATTGCCGGTCCGCCCTGAAGTTCAGGGGTCGAGGCCGAGCAGCCCGCTGACCTTGGCGCGCGGCCCTTCATCCCCTGTGGAAGCGCAGCAAGGCCGCCGTGCAGCCTTGCTTCACTTCCTCCGCGTGCCCAAGCCATGAGCGAGGCACCGGATTCCCTCCTGGTCCTGGAAAGCCCCAGCCGGCTCGCCAACCGCATCACCGCGCTCCTGGTGCTCTTCTTCATCGCCGCGGTGGTTGCCATCGGCCTCACCCTTCTGGTGTCCTGGCAGCTCGAAGGCAGTGCGGCGGCGATCAACGACGCCGGCAGCCAGCGCATGCGCTCCTATCGCATCGGCCTGCTCATGGTCGAGGGCGTGGGAGGAAAACCGGGCACCCGGGAGACCCTGCAGGAAGAACTGCAACGCTTCGACGCGGTGCTGCGCGACCTGGAATCCGGCGATCCGGTGCGCCCCATGGCCCCCCCGCGGGATGCCGACGTGGCGGCGGGGCTTTCCGCGGTGCGGCAGAACTGGCAGAGCACCGGCCGCCCCCTGGTCGAGCGTTACCTGAACGCCCAGGACGCCGCCGGCCGGTTGGCGGCCGCCGAGCTCTACGGCGACTGGGTGAGCGACTACGTGGCGGAAATCAACGCCACCGTGCTGCGCATGGAGCGTCTCTATACCTTCAATGCCAATCTGCAGCGGGTCTTCCAGATTGCCCTGGTCGTGTTGGCCGTGCTCGCCACGGCAGCCCTCATCCGCTTTTTCTTCGTTCTCGTCATCCGTCCCCTGGACCGGCTCTACGCGGGCATCCGGCGCATGGCCGACGATGATTTTTCGGTGCGCCTGCCGGTGGAAACCCGGGACGAGTTCGGCGTCGTTACCCAGGGCTTCAACCGCATGGCGGACCATCTGCAAAAGCTCTACGCCACGCTGGAGGAGCGGGTGGCGGCCAAGACCAGCAGCCTGGAATCCCGCAATCTGGAACTGGGCGTCCTCTACGAGGTGACCGCCTTCCTCAGCGAACCGGCCAGCATCGACGACCTGTGCGAGGGCTTCACCCAGCGCCTGCGCTCGGCCACCCGGGCCAGGGCCGCCTCGGTCCGGCTCTGTTCGGGTCCCGACGACGAGTTGTTCCTGGTGGCCCAGGAGGGGCTTTCGGCCGAATTCGTCGAGTGCGAGCAATCCCTTTCGCGCCATCAATGCGTGTGCGGCGAAGCCCTGGCCAGCGCGGGCCCGGTAGTGGTCAATCTG
It includes:
- a CDS encoding type IV pili methyl-accepting chemotaxis transducer N-terminal domain-containing protein produces the protein MSEAPDSLLVLESPSRLANRITALLVLFFIAAVVAIGLTLLVSWQLEGSAAAINDAGSQRMRSYRIGLLMVEGVGGKPGTRETLQEELQRFDAVLRDLESGDPVRPMAPPRDADVAAGLSAVRQNWQSTGRPLVERYLNAQDAAGRLAAAELYGDWVSDYVAEINATVLRMERLYTFNANLQRVFQIALVVLAVLATAALIRFFFVLVIRPLDRLYAGIRRMADDDFSVRLPVETRDEFGVVTQGFNRMADHLQKLYATLEERVAAKTSSLESRNLELGVLYEVTAFLSEPASIDDLCEGFTQRLRSATRARAASVRLCSGPDDELFLVAQEGLSAEFVECEQSLSRHQCVCGEALASAGPVVVNLMDKPANLTMSTCIREGLTTTTAFTISNDKRVLGIYNLYFDTPREFSRPEICLLETLGQHLGVAVENRRLRSRERELAAYEERNLLAQELHDSIAQGLAFLNIQVQLLQQSLDRRRPDEVQATVEQIREGIHESYEDVRELLVHCRTRVGQADLDTAIRTALDRLQTQTGITTAFESTGVGIPLPPDDQVQVMHIVQESLSNIRKHAHAGQVRVRVARSPRGTVIAVDDDGVGFDPAQRDESGRHIGLSIMQERALRVGGQCAVQSVPGEGTHVVLTLERRSGNAENPKERV